A region of Nostoc sp. 'Peltigera membranacea cyanobiont' N6 DNA encodes the following proteins:
- the larE gene encoding ATP-dependent sacrificial sulfur transferase LarE, whose translation MLTEKFEQLKALFQEMEQALIAYSGGVDSTLVAKIAYDALGDRALAVTAVSPSLLPEELEDAKIQAATIGIPHKIVQTHEMENPNYTSNPVNRCYFCKSELHDTLKPLALQLGYPYVVDGVNADDLHDYRPGIQAAKERGARSPLAEVGITKVEVRQLSQQLGLPWWDKPAQPCLSSRFPYGEEITVAKLQRVGRGEIFLRKLGWQNLRVRSEGDTARIELSPEQIKDFVLKTDLQKVVSAFQDFGFLYVTLDLEGYRSGKLNQILNREALGVKA comes from the coding sequence ATGCTGACAGAAAAATTTGAGCAATTAAAAGCCTTATTTCAAGAGATGGAGCAGGCGTTGATTGCCTACTCTGGAGGCGTTGATAGCACCTTGGTTGCCAAAATTGCTTATGATGCCTTGGGCGATCGCGCTCTGGCTGTTACGGCTGTTTCTCCTTCGCTGTTGCCAGAAGAGTTGGAAGATGCCAAAATTCAAGCTGCAACTATTGGGATTCCTCATAAAATCGTCCAGACTCACGAGATGGAAAATCCCAATTACACTTCTAACCCGGTTAATCGCTGTTATTTTTGCAAAAGTGAGTTGCACGACACTCTCAAACCTTTAGCTTTGCAGTTGGGTTATCCCTACGTAGTAGATGGGGTAAATGCCGATGATTTGCATGATTATCGCCCAGGAATTCAAGCAGCAAAAGAAAGAGGGGCGCGATCGCCTTTAGCAGAAGTGGGTATCACCAAAGTTGAAGTCCGCCAACTTTCGCAACAACTCGGTTTACCTTGGTGGGATAAACCCGCTCAACCTTGCCTAAGTTCTCGGTTTCCTTATGGTGAGGAGATTACTGTCGCTAAGTTACAACGAGTTGGTAGAGGAGAAATTTTCTTAAGAAAGCTGGGTTGGCAGAATTTGCGCGTGCGATCGGAAGGGGATACAGCACGCATTGAATTATCACCAGAACAAATTAAAGATTTTGTGTTAAAGACAGATTTGCAGAAAGTCGTTTCTGCATTTCAGGATTTCGGATTTCTTTACGTAACCCTGGATTTAGAAGGTTATCGCAGTGGTAAGTTAAATCAGATTTTAAATCGGGAAGCTTTGGGGGTTAAAGCATAA
- a CDS encoding SGNH/GDSL hydrolase family protein has protein sequence MRDPYLLAAGLLTGLAIPASALPHLSIVLPESSRFLWDLKQGSQTIVSRQIIPSVDLSLLELSGQAFQPLKNSQPIAGEKNVTSVPELSSEGLPAPTESLVKPSAQAAGISLTSGNQLYYQRLAALKTGQIYTRVDNDNLQSLWESIGKRQLTYDDWKSLLTLEARAIAQGQGANHLSILVGDSLSMWFPREKLPTGKLWLNQGISGDTSSGVLKRLGAFSANRPDVIYVMAGINDLRKGASDDTILRNYRRIVRRLREAHPKAQIIVQSILPTRLPKLSNSRIRHINTQLAQIAKQEGANYLNIYSWFTDMEGSMRPELTTDGLHLSQEGYDVWRSALQQIEYKLTQHED, from the coding sequence ATGAGGGATCCTTATCTGTTGGCAGCAGGCTTGTTAACAGGATTAGCAATACCAGCATCGGCTCTTCCACATTTGTCAATTGTCCTACCAGAAAGTTCTAGATTCCTGTGGGATTTAAAACAAGGCTCGCAGACAATAGTAAGTAGACAAATCATCCCCAGCGTTGATCTCTCCTTACTAGAACTCAGTGGGCAAGCGTTTCAACCCCTAAAAAATTCGCAGCCAATAGCAGGTGAGAAAAACGTCACTAGCGTACCCGAACTCAGTAGTGAGGGATTACCAGCCCCAACGGAATCATTAGTCAAACCCAGCGCTCAAGCAGCTGGTATTTCATTGACATCTGGTAATCAACTTTACTACCAAAGATTGGCGGCTCTGAAAACAGGTCAGATTTATACGCGTGTAGATAATGATAATTTGCAATCTTTGTGGGAGTCGATCGGGAAGCGTCAACTAACTTATGATGACTGGAAAAGTTTACTAACTTTAGAAGCGAGAGCGATCGCTCAAGGTCAAGGTGCAAATCATCTAAGTATCTTAGTTGGTGATTCTTTGAGCATGTGGTTTCCTAGAGAAAAATTGCCCACGGGGAAATTGTGGCTCAATCAAGGCATTTCTGGAGATACTTCTAGTGGAGTTTTAAAAAGATTGGGGGCATTTTCGGCAAACCGACCGGATGTGATTTATGTCATGGCTGGGATTAACGACTTACGAAAAGGCGCTAGTGATGACACAATTTTGCGTAATTATCGCCGGATTGTCCGTCGTTTACGGGAGGCTCACCCGAAGGCTCAAATCATTGTCCAATCAATTTTGCCTACTCGCCTACCAAAACTTTCCAATAGCCGCATTCGTCACATAAACACCCAACTTGCCCAGATTGCCAAACAAGAAGGCGCTAATTATTTAAATATTTATAGCTGGTTTACGGATATGGAAGGCAGTATGCGCCCAGAGTTGACCACAGACGGTTTACATCTGTCCCAAGAGGGTTATGATGTCTGGCGCTCGGCACTACAACAGATAGAATACAAGTTGACTCAGCATGAAGATTGA
- a CDS encoding DUF7689 domain-containing protein produces the protein MVGNNAWVKFVTEKIERDYPNLTVYGYKLTSPDTIDYNCIAWAAEDDETWWWPDIQHQYYWPPNVPREETLEAFQEVYKMLGYEVCQGDVLEEGFQKIAIYTNSNKVPTHVARQLPTGKWTSKLGSLEDIEHNNLQGLTGNPGYGEVACIMKKSISV, from the coding sequence GTGGTAGGTAATAACGCTTGGGTTAAGTTTGTCACAGAAAAAATCGAGCGTGATTATCCTAACCTCACTGTCTATGGATACAAACTTACCAGTCCAGATACAATTGATTACAACTGTATTGCTTGGGCAGCAGAAGATGATGAAACATGGTGGTGGCCAGATATTCAACATCAATACTACTGGCCACCAAATGTTCCTAGAGAAGAAACCCTTGAAGCTTTTCAAGAAGTATATAAAATGCTTGGCTATGAAGTCTGCCAAGGTGATGTTTTAGAAGAGGGATTTCAAAAAATAGCTATATATACTAATTCCAATAAAGTACCAACTCACGTTGCTAGACAACTACCTACTGGTAAATGGACAAGTAAGCTTGGATCGCTAGAAGATATAGAGCATAATAATTTACAAGGGCTAACTGGAAATCCTGGTTATGGTGAGGTTGCCTGTATTATGAAAAAATCAATTTCAGTGTAG
- a CDS encoding branched-chain amino acid ABC transporter permease — protein sequence MDTQFAQLIVNGIAVGSIIALAAVGLTLTYGILRLSNFAHGDFLTLGAYLTWLINSIGVNIWLSMILAAIGTVAAMLLSEKLLWSRMRSIRATSTTLIIISIGLALFLRNGIILIWGGKNQNYNLPVTTALDIFGLKVPQNQLLVLGLAVLAILGLHYLLQNTKIGKAMRAVADDLDLARVSGINVDRVIFWTWLIAGTLTSLGGSMYGLITAVRPNMGWFLILPLFASVILGGIGNPYGAIAAAFIIGIVQEISTPWLGSQYKQGVALLIMILVLLIRPKGLFKGTI from the coding sequence ATGGATACACAATTCGCCCAACTAATCGTCAATGGAATTGCGGTAGGAAGCATTATTGCTCTAGCCGCAGTCGGACTCACTCTTACTTATGGAATTTTACGGTTATCGAACTTTGCTCATGGTGACTTTCTGACTTTAGGAGCCTATCTCACTTGGCTGATCAATAGTATTGGAGTTAATATTTGGCTGTCAATGATCCTGGCGGCAATAGGAACAGTAGCAGCAATGCTCTTATCGGAAAAGTTATTGTGGTCTAGGATGCGCTCTATCCGTGCTACTTCCACTACGCTAATTATTATTTCTATCGGACTTGCCTTATTTCTTCGCAATGGCATTATTTTGATCTGGGGTGGCAAGAACCAAAATTATAATTTGCCTGTTACCACAGCTTTAGACATCTTTGGCTTAAAGGTACCGCAAAATCAATTATTGGTATTGGGGTTAGCTGTGCTAGCAATTTTGGGGCTGCATTACTTGCTGCAAAATACCAAAATTGGTAAGGCGATGCGAGCAGTTGCTGACGATCTGGACTTAGCCAGGGTTTCAGGTATCAATGTTGACCGAGTAATTTTCTGGACTTGGCTAATTGCTGGCACTCTTACGTCATTAGGCGGCAGTATGTATGGTTTAATTACAGCCGTGCGTCCCAATATGGGGTGGTTCTTAATTCTACCGTTATTTGCCTCAGTGATTCTTGGGGGGATTGGCAACCCTTACGGTGCGATCGCAGCAGCTTTTATCATTGGCATCGTTCAAGAAATCAGCACGCCCTGGCTGGGTTCACAGTATAAACAGGGTGTAGCACTGTTAATCATGATTTTGGTGCTGCTCATTCGTCCCAAAGGTTTATTCAAAGGAACGATTTGA
- a CDS encoding photosystem I protein PsaX, with translation MTAKTTKNPANSPVADSGAKPPYPYRTGWAIFLLAINFLVAAWYFHIIE, from the coding sequence ATGACCGCTAAAACAACAAAGAATCCTGCAAATTCCCCAGTTGCCGACAGTGGAGCTAAACCTCCCTACCCCTATCGCACAGGCTGGGCAATATTCTTATTAGCTATCAATTTCCTGGTAGCAGCCTGGTATTTCCACATTATTGAATAG
- the hrmK gene encoding hybrid histidine kinase/response regulator HrmK: protein MQQYSSLPDHNSQIDATPKLLTTIQQLRAKLWLESSLNQLQSRLNHYLLSACNTVLQAGAAEAEILQTVVNEIDTAVNSSNLVLTVYAVGIALFQPQETVATVCYVSRSPSPNSQPLFLEVLTAEKKLLLRLQEIIEIEDLQQLENQQPPSAWRLADDSGRVMGWLIIAAAPLSSNCDPLIESQAQLRSELMARSANYCTTALLQLRYIQSWQQQYQQLSNSNQELERTNQLKNQFLANTSHEIRTPLGSIIGFTHLLLAPGYEPPKERQQEYLNIIQSSGKHLLALINDILDLSKIEANQLEVQCEIVDVPLLCSNVLAMVKEKAANKGLKLRLEIDPDITTLVADSLRLKQMLLNLLFNALKFTSKGSVGLQVVPEGVSVHFTVWDTGTGISQEDQTQLFEPYFQIAKAVAGGAEGTGLGLAVTRKLAQIHGGSVEVKSEVGAGSRFTLILPFKQEAGVVKDEGDEAGKEAKSSSSPLPSSLSSSIDILLVENDLPNADLMQIYLQKLGYRVTWVKNAAEMWEALTQLEPAVILMDVFLADENGLNLVQQLRENQQYRTIPVIVQTAMAMKGDRETCLAAGANDYISKPIDLPLLASLVAKYSNPPI from the coding sequence ATGCAGCAGTACTCAAGCTTACCAGACCACAACTCACAGATAGATGCAACGCCAAAACTTTTGACAACCATTCAGCAACTTCGCGCCAAGTTGTGGCTGGAGAGCAGCTTGAACCAGTTGCAAAGTCGCCTTAATCATTACCTGCTTTCTGCTTGTAACACTGTCCTACAGGCAGGAGCCGCAGAAGCAGAAATTCTCCAAACTGTGGTTAACGAAATTGACACTGCTGTGAACAGCAGCAATCTGGTGCTTACAGTTTATGCCGTAGGCATTGCTCTGTTTCAACCACAAGAAACTGTTGCCACAGTTTGTTATGTTTCTCGTTCTCCATCCCCAAACTCACAACCTTTATTTCTGGAAGTGCTGACAGCAGAAAAAAAGCTGCTGTTAAGATTGCAAGAGATTATAGAAATCGAAGATTTGCAACAGCTTGAGAATCAACAGCCACCGAGTGCTTGGCGGTTAGCTGATGATTCTGGTAGGGTTATGGGCTGGCTAATTATCGCCGCAGCGCCCCTAAGCTCTAATTGCGATCCACTCATAGAATCACAAGCTCAACTCAGATCGGAATTAATGGCCAGGTCTGCCAACTACTGTACAACAGCCTTGTTACAACTTAGATATATCCAATCTTGGCAGCAACAATATCAACAGTTAAGTAACTCTAATCAAGAATTGGAGCGCACCAATCAACTCAAAAATCAGTTTTTGGCAAACACCAGCCACGAAATTCGCACACCACTTGGTTCCATTATTGGGTTTACCCATCTGCTTTTAGCTCCAGGGTATGAACCACCTAAAGAACGTCAGCAAGAGTATTTAAATATTATTCAGTCTAGCGGCAAGCACTTGCTAGCTCTGATTAATGATATTTTGGATCTCTCTAAAATTGAAGCAAATCAGCTAGAGGTACAATGCGAGATAGTAGATGTGCCATTGCTGTGTAGCAATGTTTTGGCAATGGTGAAAGAGAAAGCCGCTAATAAGGGTTTAAAACTCCGTCTAGAAATTGACCCCGATATTACAACCCTAGTAGCTGACTCTTTGCGACTCAAGCAAATGCTGTTGAATTTACTCTTCAATGCCCTAAAGTTCACCAGCAAAGGAAGTGTTGGCTTACAGGTTGTCCCCGAAGGTGTATCTGTACATTTTACAGTTTGGGATACTGGCACTGGCATTTCTCAAGAAGACCAGACTCAACTATTTGAACCCTATTTCCAAATTGCCAAGGCTGTCGCTGGTGGTGCTGAAGGTACTGGTTTAGGTTTAGCAGTAACTCGGAAACTCGCCCAAATTCACGGTGGTTCTGTGGAAGTGAAATCTGAAGTAGGTGCCGGCTCCCGTTTTACCCTCATACTTCCCTTTAAACAAGAGGCGGGAGTGGTAAAAGATGAGGGAGATGAGGCAGGTAAGGAGGCAAAATCTTCTTCATCTCCTCTGCCTTCGAGCCTTAGTTCCTCCATAGATATTTTACTGGTAGAAAATGACTTACCCAACGCTGATTTGATGCAAATTTATCTACAAAAATTGGGATATCGGGTCACTTGGGTCAAGAATGCTGCCGAAATGTGGGAAGCTCTAACACAGCTAGAGCCAGCAGTGATTTTAATGGATGTTTTTCTGGCAGATGAAAATGGTCTTAACTTGGTGCAACAACTGCGAGAAAATCAGCAATATCGCACGATTCCGGTAATTGTTCAAACAGCAATGGCGATGAAAGGCGATCGCGAAACCTGTCTAGCAGCTGGAGCAAATGACTATATTTCTAAACCGATTGATTTACCACTTTTAGCCAGTCTGGTAGCCAAGTACAGCAACCCGCCAATATGA
- a CDS encoding response regulator has product MASNKILVIDDTTVVRVKVREMLPPGNFEVLEAKDGLEGLNFILQEKLSLIMLDFLLPKMSGWEVFQKVQADPELRKIPLVIMSGRKEEVTEKITEPFEYFEFLGKPFDQKQLINAIKLAMTKAKQPRPELVAVGAGVAVKNSTVTTSSVATATVAAPSVANTATLATPTAANTAMPTAASNATPTTGGVSEAEINALNEKIVKMQAEIDGLKKQLTQVVTFIKQKIK; this is encoded by the coding sequence GTGGCAAGCAACAAGATTTTAGTTATCGATGACACTACAGTTGTCAGGGTAAAAGTACGAGAAATGTTGCCTCCGGGCAATTTTGAGGTACTGGAAGCAAAAGACGGTTTAGAAGGACTAAATTTTATCCTTCAGGAAAAACTCAGCCTGATTATGCTGGATTTCCTGTTGCCTAAAATGAGTGGCTGGGAGGTTTTCCAGAAAGTTCAAGCCGATCCGGAATTAAGGAAAATTCCTTTGGTGATCATGTCTGGTCGCAAGGAAGAAGTAACTGAGAAAATCACAGAACCCTTTGAATACTTTGAATTTCTGGGCAAACCTTTCGATCAAAAGCAACTAATTAACGCAATTAAGTTAGCGATGACCAAGGCGAAACAGCCACGCCCAGAATTAGTTGCAGTGGGAGCGGGGGTTGCTGTTAAAAATAGCACAGTTACAACCTCTAGTGTTGCAACTGCTACAGTGGCAGCCCCTAGCGTCGCAAACACTGCGACGTTAGCAACTCCAACTGCTGCAAATACTGCGATGCCTACGGCGGCAAGCAACGCAACCCCTACTACCGGAGGAGTCTCTGAGGCAGAAATTAATGCCTTGAACGAGAAAATTGTCAAAATGCAAGCTGAAATCGATGGCTTGAAGAAACAGCTAACTCAGGTTGTGACTTTTATTAAACAAAAAATCAAGTAG
- the lipA gene encoding lipoyl synthase, giving the protein MISPQQAELKSEIAAMPSWLRRPIGKASEISTVQRIIKQRQIHTICEEGRCPNRGECYAQKTATFLLMGPTCTRSCAFCQVDKGHSPMPLDLEEPQKVAEAVQLLGLRYVVLTSVARDDLPDQGAGHFVETIATIRQLNPETQIEVLTPDFWGGAGVGELGQRQRIAMVVKAKPACFNHNIETVRRLTGPVRRGAKYDRSLSVLATIKEIDSTIPTKSGLMLGHGETLDEVIEAMADLRAVECDRLTLGQYMRPSLEHLPVQKYWTPEEFDQLGRLAWEMGFNHVRSGPLVRSSYHAGEKGGGSGE; this is encoded by the coding sequence ATGATTTCGCCACAACAAGCTGAACTAAAGTCTGAAATTGCAGCAATGCCTAGCTGGTTACGTCGCCCTATCGGTAAGGCCAGTGAAATATCTACCGTACAACGCATTATTAAACAGCGCCAAATTCACACAATTTGTGAAGAAGGGCGCTGTCCTAACCGGGGAGAGTGCTATGCCCAAAAAACTGCAACTTTCTTGCTAATGGGGCCTACTTGCACGCGCTCTTGTGCTTTTTGTCAAGTAGATAAAGGTCATTCACCGATGCCTCTTGATTTAGAGGAACCCCAAAAGGTAGCAGAGGCTGTACAGCTTTTGGGATTGCGTTATGTGGTGCTGACTTCTGTTGCCCGTGATGACTTGCCCGATCAAGGCGCAGGGCATTTTGTGGAGACGATCGCTACTATCCGCCAGTTGAACCCAGAAACTCAAATTGAAGTGCTGACTCCAGATTTTTGGGGTGGTGCTGGTGTTGGGGAATTAGGTCAACGCCAACGAATAGCGATGGTTGTGAAAGCTAAACCAGCGTGTTTCAATCACAATATCGAGACAGTGCGGCGGTTAACTGGGCCAGTGCGTCGGGGAGCCAAATACGATCGCTCACTTTCAGTACTAGCTACGATCAAAGAAATCGATTCGACAATTCCCACCAAATCAGGTTTGATGCTGGGACACGGCGAAACACTTGATGAAGTTATTGAAGCAATGGCTGATTTAAGGGCTGTGGAGTGCGATCGCTTGACTCTCGGACAGTATATGCGTCCTTCCTTAGAACATCTCCCAGTCCAAAAATATTGGACTCCAGAGGAATTCGATCAACTCGGCAGATTAGCATGGGAAATGGGATTCAACCATGTCCGGTCTGGGCCTCTGGTTCGCAGTTCCTATCATGCTGGAGAGAAGGGAGGAGGGAGTGGGGAGTAG
- a CDS encoding DUF4864 domain-containing protein, which translates to MEVTDNDAITIRSLIEHQLAAFKKDDGEGAFAFASPGIQAQFGTPENFMQMVKIGYPTVYRPRSVFFEKITAIQGNITQPVLLLSPNGVPLRALYFMEKQPDNTWKINGCFLVSIEGKEI; encoded by the coding sequence ATGGAAGTTACCGATAACGATGCCATCACCATCCGTTCTCTAATTGAACACCAATTGGCAGCCTTTAAAAAGGATGATGGCGAAGGCGCTTTTGCCTTCGCCAGTCCGGGAATTCAGGCGCAATTTGGCACACCAGAAAATTTTATGCAGATGGTGAAGATCGGCTACCCAACAGTATACCGTCCTCGTTCTGTCTTTTTTGAGAAGATAACAGCCATCCAGGGAAACATAACTCAGCCAGTGCTACTACTTTCTCCTAATGGAGTTCCTTTAAGAGCTTTATATTTTATGGAAAAACAGCCGGATAATACCTGGAAGATTAACGGTTGCTTTCTAGTTTCTATAGAAGGTAAAGAAATATAA